A genomic stretch from Bacillus sp. N1-1 includes:
- a CDS encoding DUF421 domain-containing protein, which translates to MEYMTIILRTLVLYFVIIFVFRVMGKREIGQLSILDFVVSIMIAELAVMSIEDPQTPMLNTIVPMIVLVLIQILMAFVSLKSEKVREIVDGKPSVLIDRGKIDETEMRKQRYNFDDLLVQLRENNIASVSDVEFAILEPSGKLSVIKKEEDNKKEEPATLMPLPLILDGKVQEEHLERIGKTALWLRQELRKVGHKDIKRISFCSLHKNGSFFIDLKNEKK; encoded by the coding sequence ATGGAATATATGACCATTATACTAAGGACACTTGTTTTATATTTTGTGATTATCTTCGTTTTTAGAGTGATGGGTAAGCGGGAAATTGGTCAGCTAAGTATTCTTGATTTTGTCGTTTCTATTATGATTGCGGAGCTTGCCGTCATGTCAATTGAAGATCCACAGACACCGATGCTTAATACGATTGTTCCAATGATTGTGCTTGTATTAATACAAATACTTATGGCTTTTGTTTCACTAAAAAGTGAGAAAGTACGGGAAATCGTGGACGGAAAGCCTTCCGTGTTAATTGATCGGGGTAAAATTGATGAAACGGAAATGAGAAAACAGCGATATAACTTTGATGATTTGCTGGTTCAATTGCGAGAGAATAACATTGCATCTGTTTCAGATGTTGAGTTCGCGATCCTTGAACCCTCAGGCAAGCTGTCGGTCATCAAAAAAGAAGAGGATAACAAAAAAGAAGAGCCTGCAACTTTAATGCCTCTTCCCCTTATCCTGGATGGAAAAGTTCAGGAGGAACATCTTGAGCGAATTGGAAAAACAGCGCTATGGCTTAGGCAAGAGCTTAGAAAAGTCGGGCATAAAGATATAAAGCGGATATCATTTTGTTCCCTCCATAAAAATGGAAGTTTTTTTATTGATTTGAAGAATGAGAAAAAGTAA
- a CDS encoding TIGR04086 family membrane protein: MRSKHAFSSMGSGLLAIIVIVLATSVLFSLILRFSSVSEKGISPLIIVATVIAFFIGGFISGGKGGERGWLLGGGTACMYIMILFLIQYLGYRVNMNLEQLLYHAGYGLICILGGIIGVNVKGGKHREA; this comes from the coding sequence ATGAGATCCAAACACGCATTCTCAAGTATGGGATCTGGATTACTTGCGATTATTGTCATTGTGCTTGCGACTAGCGTCCTTTTTTCATTAATTCTTCGCTTCTCTTCGGTATCTGAAAAAGGAATTAGTCCACTAATTATTGTAGCGACTGTGATCGCCTTCTTTATTGGAGGCTTTATTTCTGGAGGCAAAGGTGGGGAACGCGGTTGGCTACTTGGCGGAGGAACAGCTTGTATGTATATCATGATTCTCTTTCTCATCCAATACTTAGGGTATCGCGTAAACATGAACCTCGAGCAGCTGCTTTATCATGCTGGTTACGGTCTCATCTGCATTCTTGGTGGAATTATTGGGGTGAATGTTAAAGGTGGAAAGCATCGAGAAGCCTAG
- the spoVB gene encoding stage V sporulation protein B gives MSKQTFLRGTLFLILAGLITKVLGFINRIVMVRVMGEEGVGLYMMAVPTLILTITLTRMGLPVAISKMVAEADAEGNRQKIKQILIVSLSITTVLSVIFTTMMIFAAPFLSKEVFTDERTFYPLVAIAPVVSIVALSSVLRGYFQGLQNMRPSAYSQVIEQIVRICLVAVLTGAFLPYGVEFAAAGAMISVVLGELASLLFMFSMFKMKKRIKIRSGFFNYLKGGRGTFNSLMRISLPTTGSQLIGSLSYFFEPIMVARSLAIAGVATTLATKQYGHLTGLAIPLLFLPTFITYSLQVSLVPAISEAHAQKQYKQIQHRLSQAIRLSMVAGGLSVVITYIFAVPLMDIMYNAPHVAIYVQVMAPFFFFYYFQGPLAAALQALDLAKAAMINSFIGAGVKLIAIFFLASRPELGIMGAALAIVIGILLVTLLHFATLVKAIGFSLVVSDLLKGVISIIATGFVGHFLYQTFSSSSTDLLGTVLAISVTSIIYFVILLLLGLINRHDLKRMPFIGKFIH, from the coding sequence ATGTCAAAGCAAACCTTTCTTAGAGGGACACTGTTTCTCATCTTAGCCGGGTTAATTACGAAAGTTTTAGGTTTTATTAACCGTATAGTGATGGTTCGTGTGATGGGTGAAGAAGGTGTCGGTCTTTATATGATGGCCGTTCCTACTTTAATATTAACGATAACGCTAACACGCATGGGACTTCCTGTTGCGATCTCAAAGATGGTAGCTGAAGCTGATGCGGAAGGTAACCGTCAGAAAATCAAACAAATTTTAATTGTTTCGCTTTCAATTACGACGGTGCTTAGCGTTATATTTACAACGATGATGATATTTGCAGCCCCATTTTTGTCAAAAGAGGTTTTCACAGATGAGCGCACATTTTATCCGCTTGTCGCCATCGCCCCTGTAGTCTCAATTGTGGCTCTTTCTTCAGTGCTTAGAGGGTATTTCCAGGGATTACAGAACATGAGACCGTCTGCTTATTCACAAGTAATTGAACAAATTGTACGCATTTGTCTCGTCGCAGTTCTTACAGGCGCGTTTCTACCTTATGGTGTCGAATTCGCTGCTGCAGGCGCAATGATTTCCGTAGTGCTTGGAGAACTTGCCTCCCTTCTCTTTATGTTTTCCATGTTTAAAATGAAAAAGCGGATTAAAATAAGAAGCGGATTTTTCAACTATTTAAAAGGGGGAAGAGGGACTTTCAACAGTTTAATGAGGATTTCTCTACCGACAACTGGTAGTCAATTGATAGGATCTCTCTCCTATTTCTTTGAACCGATTATGGTGGCCCGAAGCCTTGCCATCGCTGGAGTTGCCACAACGCTCGCCACAAAACAATACGGTCATTTAACTGGTCTTGCAATACCACTGTTGTTTCTACCTACCTTTATCACCTATTCTTTGCAGGTATCACTTGTACCCGCAATTAGTGAAGCACATGCTCAAAAGCAGTATAAACAAATCCAACACCGGTTAAGTCAAGCAATCCGACTATCAATGGTGGCTGGCGGCCTTTCGGTGGTCATCACATATATCTTTGCTGTTCCATTAATGGATATCATGTACAACGCCCCTCATGTCGCCATCTATGTACAAGTTATGGCCCCTTTCTTTTTCTTCTATTATTTTCAGGGGCCGCTTGCAGCCGCCCTTCAAGCATTAGATTTAGCTAAGGCTGCTATGATCAATAGTTTTATTGGCGCGGGTGTTAAACTAATTGCCATCTTCTTTCTTGCTTCTCGACCTGAGTTAGGCATTATGGGCGCGGCTCTAGCGATTGTTATTGGCATTCTTCTCGTAACACTTCTCCACTTTGCCACTCTTGTAAAGGCAATTGGCTTCTCACTTGTTGTAAGTGATTTACTCAAAGGCGTGATATCCATTATTGCAACTGGATTTGTCGGGCATTTTCTTTATCAAACCTTCTCTTCTTCTTCCACTGATCTACTTGGTACGGTATTAGCTATCTCTGTCACATCAATTATTTATTTTGTCATTTTACTACTGCTTGGACTTATTAATCGACATGACTTAAAAAGAATGCCCTTCATTGGGAAATTCATTCACTAA
- a CDS encoding ArsB/NhaD family transporter: protein MDIIIALTIFVLAYIGIITEKINRAIVACGGGLLMLLAGITTTDSAFMNHVDWNTIALLFSMMILVSITSQNGLFEYIAIKLAQQVQGKPLPLLAVIGTLTAVGSALLDNVTTVLLLVPITLTLTKILNITSMPFLVTVILSSNIGGTATLIGDPPNIMIGQAVDHLDFNDFIYNLAPIVVVIYAVIITGLLFFYRKGLIVDDSYRQSLLKIDASQYLKKGPLLYKSSAVLLMTITGFLLHPVLHTELTNIAMAGAVLLLLITQKEHKVEEVFESIEWVTLFFFMGLFILIGGLEEVGIIDEVARTILLYTEGDLPKTSIIILWGAGILSAFLDNIPFVAAMIPVISEFSGYGMTNLDPLWWSLALGSCLGGNGTLIGASANVVVAGLALKDNQEVRFIAFLKIGLPVVFVSLVISTVYIYFRYLLPYY from the coding sequence TTGGACATAATTATTGCGCTCACCATATTTGTTCTTGCTTATATAGGCATCATTACCGAAAAAATCAATCGTGCCATCGTTGCATGTGGCGGCGGATTGCTTATGTTGCTGGCGGGAATTACAACCACTGATTCAGCTTTTATGAACCACGTTGATTGGAATACGATCGCCCTCTTGTTTTCTATGATGATACTTGTTTCCATTACAAGTCAAAATGGACTATTTGAATATATTGCGATTAAGCTTGCCCAACAAGTGCAGGGAAAGCCTTTGCCGCTCCTCGCTGTTATAGGTACTTTAACTGCAGTTGGATCTGCCCTTTTAGATAACGTTACAACAGTCCTTCTTCTTGTTCCAATAACGCTGACGTTAACGAAAATATTAAATATCACAAGCATGCCCTTTTTAGTAACGGTAATCCTATCATCCAATATCGGAGGAACGGCAACATTGATCGGTGATCCGCCTAACATTATGATTGGTCAGGCAGTTGACCATCTTGATTTTAATGATTTCATTTATAACTTAGCTCCGATTGTTGTGGTCATTTATGCTGTTATCATAACAGGTCTTTTGTTTTTTTATCGGAAAGGATTAATCGTAGATGATTCGTATCGACAGTCATTGTTAAAAATTGATGCGTCTCAGTATTTGAAAAAAGGACCTTTGCTCTATAAGTCTTCAGCCGTATTACTTATGACAATTACTGGTTTTCTTTTGCACCCTGTCTTACATACTGAATTGACGAATATTGCGATGGCGGGAGCAGTTCTTTTACTATTGATTACTCAAAAAGAGCATAAGGTGGAAGAAGTTTTTGAATCGATTGAATGGGTGACGTTATTTTTCTTTATGGGTCTTTTTATCCTTATTGGTGGATTAGAGGAAGTAGGTATTATTGATGAAGTTGCCAGGACGATTCTTTTATATACTGAAGGTGATTTGCCTAAGACTTCCATTATTATTTTGTGGGGAGCAGGTATTCTCTCTGCCTTTTTAGATAACATTCCATTTGTTGCAGCCATGATCCCGGTAATTTCAGAATTTTCTGGTTACGGAATGACGAATCTTGATCCGTTGTGGTGGTCGCTTGCCTTAGGTTCATGTCTTGGTGGGAATGGAACGTTAATTGGAGCTTCTGCTAATGTGGTGGTGGCCGGTCTTGCGTTAAAAGACAACCAAGAAGTAAGGTTCATTGCTTTTCTCAAAATTGGATTACCGGTCGTCTTCGTCTCGCTTGTTATTAGTACAGTCTATATTTATTTCAGATATCTACTTCCCTATTACTAA
- a CDS encoding post-transcriptional regulator produces MNEWKKEVSPALESKRDEFLLLGYSGATMDEIWECLLARFERNNELEEMKLHQLVNEIMRLSVNEYMNWLTIHAYKGTKTFESKD; encoded by the coding sequence ATGAATGAGTGGAAGAAGGAAGTATCCCCAGCACTTGAAAGCAAGCGGGATGAATTTTTATTGTTAGGTTATAGTGGCGCAACCATGGACGAAATCTGGGAGTGTCTCCTTGCTCGTTTTGAAAGAAACAATGAGTTGGAAGAGATGAAATTACACCAGTTGGTAAACGAGATTATGCGTTTATCAGTTAATGAATATATGAACTGGTTAACAATCCATGCTTATAAAGGAACGAAAACGTTTGAAAGCAAGGACTAA
- the yajC gene encoding preprotein translocase subunit YajC: MSSTLMNLVPLLLMFAIFYFLLIRPQQKRQKKTREMQASLEKGNKVVTIGGMHGIIDAMDEGTITIRTTDGTKMVFDRAAIRESITENSK, encoded by the coding sequence ATGAGTTCTACGTTAATGAATTTAGTCCCGCTTCTATTAATGTTCGCGATTTTCTATTTCCTTTTGATTCGCCCGCAACAGAAGCGTCAAAAGAAAACGAGAGAAATGCAAGCAAGCCTAGAAAAAGGGAATAAAGTTGTAACCATCGGTGGAATGCATGGAATTATTGATGCAATGGACGAAGGTACAATTACAATCCGTACAACTGACGGTACAAAAATGGTGTTTGACCGAGCGGCTATCCGCGAATCAATCACTGAAAATAGCAAGTAA
- a CDS encoding small multi-drug export protein, which produces MKEEIKQFVVENLSFLPQEVIVVVISALPILELRGGIPLAHTFDFSFLKAFSLSLLGNALPIIPLLLLFQPLSNWLMRFSLYKRFYDWLYHRTISKSKNVDKYGAIGLILFTAVPLPTTGAYSACVAAALFTIRFKYAFLSILTGVIIAGLGVGAAIYSIF; this is translated from the coding sequence ATGAAAGAAGAAATTAAACAGTTTGTTGTAGAGAACCTTAGTTTTCTACCTCAGGAAGTGATTGTCGTTGTGATCTCTGCACTTCCAATATTAGAATTGAGGGGTGGAATCCCTCTTGCTCATACTTTTGACTTTTCTTTTCTTAAGGCTTTCTCATTAAGCCTTCTAGGGAATGCGTTACCGATTATTCCATTACTTCTTCTTTTTCAGCCGTTAAGTAACTGGTTGATGAGATTTAGCTTGTATAAACGGTTTTATGATTGGCTTTATCATCGAACGATTAGCAAAAGTAAGAACGTTGATAAATATGGTGCGATTGGACTTATTTTGTTCACCGCTGTCCCTCTTCCGACGACAGGAGCTTACAGCGCGTGTGTCGCTGCAGCTTTATTTACAATCCGTTTTAAATATGCTTTTCTTTCCATCCTTACAGGCGTCATAATTGCAGGACTTGGTGTAGGAGCAGCAATCTATTCAATCTTTTAA